A section of the Agrococcus sp. SGAir0287 genome encodes:
- a CDS encoding DUF7507 domain-containing protein, producing MPRPSRPSIGWRRKATAIVAVGALALSGFASVVGPTPASVPAAQAVPGTPGVAQDPTVVFFEDFDNTPGQSPIQRLTGYTGDTGQTYTAAPTWLERCNGWIVSAGQAVNAGPQVTDCGGQQPWNGVQQLARALGVYNGYNPPNTNFAVAAYTSNNPGANLVEFATASNITLPAASGRFLTFSVDVAAMNCPPVAGAPQLNFSVLDEAAVATPVGGTINPCASGQTLTMPALGVSPQTAVRVGTYTSNGSFLLDGASFGIVMRNANGSGSGNDHAFDNIRVLDVTPQLDKSFGDASIVRGETTTLTFTVTNTSELAAKSGWSFTDVLPAGMTIAGSASTTCPAGVVDAVPGDTEISVTGDLNAGQVSCTVTVDVTTDAAGTFVNGPDDVTSTGLNPPGVATLIVEEQAPALTLVKSSNAGTDAIEVGQVITYSFLVTNTGNIQIDDVAIVDEEFSGSGGLGAITCPGGAPSLAVGASVTCSVDYTVTQTDVDAGEIDNTATADGVALGGDPVTSNESSTTAPSAPAPALTIVKSADTEGPVSAGDEITYSFVVTNSGNVTITNLVVDDALLADADITVSCEVTALAPGEDTDCVADAAYVVTEDDLVSGSVDNAATANGTDPDGEPVQSPVDEVSVPTVEASAVLTIVKSADTEGPVGLGDEITYSFVVSNAGNVTVSTIAVDDDMLTAAGITVTCDAAELAPVTSTECVADGPYTVTESDLLSGSVDNVATATGTDPEGSAVESDPSDAIVPTAPVVAALAIEKSSDAGEVVSLGDEITYSFVLTNTGNVTIDDVVVIDDRLTAAGIGVTCEATSLAPGEDTDCVADAAYVVTEADLLAGEVENTASAEGTDATGAPVASEPDSVIADTEPVVASLSIEKSADTEGPATLGQEIVYAFVVTNTGNVTIGDVQVADDRLAAAGIGVTCEATSLAPGEDTDCVADDAYVVTEDDLLAGSVDNTATATGIDPTEAPVESEPDEVSVAAVAATPELTIDKSAEHDDANGNGAIDVGETILYSFVVTNTGNLTVDGVSVDDPMLAEAGITVTCEATTLAPGAVTLCVADEDYVIGQADVDAGQVVNVAAATGTPYGSDEPIVSATDATTTPGDVTPGIGSTKSAALDDRNGNGRADAGETIVFTVTVTNTGNVSLTDVAVADPLIAVSCPQTVLAPGASMDCVSQPYTVTAADVRAGEVVNTATATASTPGGTEVSTTTNTTRTPTAVAVPAPAPAPSLPQTATEMATVAFLVLGLLLAAGGALLVIRRRVG from the coding sequence ATGCCTCGACCGTCCCGCCCGTCCATCGGTTGGCGCAGGAAGGCCACCGCGATCGTCGCGGTCGGCGCGCTCGCGCTGTCCGGCTTCGCCTCCGTCGTCGGCCCCACGCCGGCGTCCGTGCCCGCTGCGCAGGCCGTGCCCGGCACGCCCGGCGTCGCCCAGGATCCGACGGTGGTGTTCTTCGAGGACTTCGACAACACGCCGGGCCAGAGTCCCATCCAGCGACTCACCGGGTACACCGGCGACACCGGCCAGACGTACACGGCGGCGCCGACGTGGCTCGAGCGCTGCAACGGCTGGATCGTGTCCGCCGGTCAGGCGGTGAACGCCGGTCCGCAGGTGACCGACTGCGGTGGCCAGCAGCCGTGGAACGGCGTGCAGCAGCTGGCTCGCGCTCTCGGCGTCTACAACGGCTACAACCCCCCGAACACGAACTTCGCCGTCGCGGCGTACACGTCGAACAATCCCGGCGCGAACCTGGTCGAGTTCGCCACGGCTTCCAACATCACGCTCCCGGCCGCGAGCGGTCGATTCCTGACCTTCAGCGTCGACGTGGCCGCGATGAACTGCCCGCCGGTCGCGGGGGCCCCGCAGCTCAACTTCTCCGTGCTCGACGAGGCAGCCGTCGCTACGCCGGTCGGCGGCACCATCAACCCGTGCGCGTCGGGGCAGACGCTCACGATGCCGGCCCTCGGCGTGAGCCCGCAGACCGCCGTCCGCGTCGGCACGTACACGTCGAACGGCTCCTTCCTGCTCGACGGTGCGAGCTTCGGCATCGTCATGCGCAACGCCAACGGCTCGGGCAGCGGCAACGACCACGCGTTCGACAACATCCGCGTGCTCGACGTGACCCCGCAGCTCGACAAGTCGTTCGGCGACGCGTCGATCGTCCGCGGCGAGACCACGACCCTCACCTTCACCGTCACGAACACGAGCGAGCTCGCCGCCAAGTCCGGCTGGTCGTTCACCGACGTGCTGCCCGCGGGCATGACCATCGCGGGCTCCGCCTCGACCACGTGCCCCGCTGGCGTGGTCGACGCGGTGCCGGGCGACACGGAGATCTCGGTCACCGGCGACCTGAACGCCGGCCAGGTCTCCTGCACCGTCACCGTCGACGTCACGACGGACGCCGCGGGCACGTTCGTGAACGGCCCGGACGACGTCACGAGCACTGGTCTCAACCCCCCTGGCGTCGCCACGCTGATCGTCGAGGAGCAGGCGCCTGCGCTGACGCTCGTGAAGTCGTCGAACGCCGGCACCGACGCCATCGAGGTGGGTCAGGTCATCACCTACTCGTTCCTCGTGACGAACACGGGCAACATCCAGATCGACGACGTCGCGATCGTCGACGAGGAGTTCTCGGGCTCCGGCGGACTCGGTGCCATCACGTGCCCCGGCGGCGCCCCCAGCCTCGCGGTCGGCGCCTCGGTCACGTGCTCGGTGGACTACACCGTGACGCAGACCGACGTCGACGCAGGCGAGATCGACAACACGGCGACCGCCGACGGCGTCGCGCTCGGCGGCGACCCGGTCACGTCGAACGAGTCGAGCACGACCGCGCCCTCCGCGCCCGCGCCGGCGCTCACGATCGTGAAGTCCGCGGACACCGAGGGACCGGTGTCGGCAGGCGACGAGATCACGTACTCGTTCGTCGTGACGAACTCGGGCAACGTCACGATCACGAATCTCGTCGTCGACGATGCGCTGCTCGCCGACGCCGACATCACCGTGTCGTGCGAGGTGACCGCGCTCGCACCGGGCGAGGACACCGACTGCGTCGCGGACGCCGCGTACGTCGTGACCGAGGACGACCTGGTCTCGGGCAGCGTCGACAACGCCGCGACGGCGAATGGCACCGACCCGGACGGCGAGCCCGTCCAGTCGCCCGTCGACGAGGTCTCCGTGCCGACCGTCGAGGCGTCGGCCGTGCTGACGATCGTGAAGTCGGCGGACACCGAGGGCCCCGTGGGCCTCGGCGATGAGATCACGTACTCGTTCGTCGTCTCGAACGCCGGCAACGTCACCGTCTCGACCATCGCGGTCGACGACGACATGCTGACGGCGGCGGGCATCACCGTCACGTGCGACGCGGCCGAGCTGGCTCCCGTCACCTCCACCGAGTGCGTCGCCGACGGGCCGTACACCGTGACCGAGAGCGACCTCCTCTCGGGCAGCGTCGACAACGTCGCCACCGCGACCGGCACCGACCCCGAGGGCAGCGCCGTCGAGTCGGACCCCTCCGACGCGATCGTGCCGACGGCACCCGTCGTCGCGGCCCTGGCGATCGAGAAGTCGTCGGACGCGGGCGAGGTCGTGAGCCTCGGCGACGAGATCACCTACTCGTTCGTCTTGACGAACACGGGCAACGTGACGATCGACGACGTCGTGGTGATCGACGACCGCCTGACGGCGGCCGGCATCGGCGTCACGTGCGAGGCGACGTCGCTCGCCCCGGGCGAGGACACGGACTGCGTCGCGGACGCGGCCTACGTCGTGACCGAGGCGGATCTGCTCGCCGGCGAGGTCGAGAACACGGCCTCCGCCGAGGGCACCGACGCGACCGGCGCGCCGGTCGCGTCCGAGCCCGACTCCGTCATCGCGGACACCGAGCCCGTCGTCGCGTCCCTCTCCATCGAGAAGTCGGCCGACACCGAGGGTCCGGCGACGCTCGGCCAGGAGATCGTGTACGCCTTCGTCGTGACGAACACCGGCAACGTGACGATCGGTGACGTGCAGGTCGCGGACGACCGCCTGGCGGCGGCCGGCATCGGCGTCACGTGCGAGGCGACGTCGCTCGCCCCGGGTGAGGACACCGACTGCGTGGCCGACGACGCGTACGTCGTGACCGAGGACGACCTGCTGGCCGGCTCCGTCGACAACACGGCGACCGCGACGGGCATCGACCCGACCGAGGCGCCCGTGGAGTCCGAGCCCGACGAGGTCTCCGTGGCCGCCGTCGCGGCCACGCCCGAGCTGACGATCGACAAGTCGGCCGAGCACGACGACGCCAACGGCAACGGCGCGATCGACGTCGGCGAGACGATCCTCTACTCCTTCGTCGTGACGAACACGGGCAACCTCACGGTCGACGGCGTGAGCGTCGACGACCCGATGCTCGCCGAGGCCGGCATCACGGTCACCTGCGAGGCGACGACGCTGGCGCCGGGTGCGGTCACGCTCTGCGTCGCCGACGAGGACTACGTCATCGGGCAGGCCGACGTCGACGCCGGCCAGGTCGTGAACGTGGCGGCCGCCACGGGCACGCCCTACGGCTCCGACGAGCCCATCGTGTCCGCGACCGACGCCACGACGACGCCGGGAGACGTGACCCCGGGCATCGGCTCGACGAAGTCGGCTGCGCTCGACGACCGCAACGGCAACGGCCGCGCGGACGCCGGCGAGACGATCGTCTTCACGGTGACCGTCACCAACACCGGCAACGTGTCGCTGACGGACGTCGCGGTGGCCGACCCGCTCATCGCGGTGAGCTGCCCCCAGACCGTGCTGGCGCCCGGCGCCTCCATGGACTGCGTCTCGCAGCCCTACACGGTGACGGCGGCGGACGTGCGCGCCGGGGAGGTCGTCAACACGGCGACCGCCACGGCGAGCACGCCCGGCGGCACCGAGGTCAGCACCACGACGAACACGACGCGCACGCCGACGGCCGTCGCGGTGCCGGCCCCGGCGCCCGCGCCGAGCCTGCCGCAGACCGCGACCGAGATGGCCACCGTGGCCTTCCTGGTGCTCGGCCTGCTGCTCGCGGCCGGTGGCGCGCTGCTGGTGATCCGCCGCCGAGTGGGCTGA
- a CDS encoding TetR/AcrR family transcriptional regulator, with the protein MEDGRALIARMAAEIVHERGLGALTFASVCERSGFTRSGVVYHFPTKQDLVMAAHEHYARVFSERVATHLDVPERDATLDDRVRAFVRQHADDSPGEIELLRLLEQEPVERLWSGVEATWAPLPDLDDPASMRRFVARLAAHGLWVHQRLRQPRFDEEQLQAIIAVIERRLLDGDIEDDGR; encoded by the coding sequence ATGGAGGACGGGCGAGCGCTCATCGCGCGCATGGCGGCCGAGATCGTGCACGAGCGCGGGCTCGGCGCGCTGACGTTCGCATCGGTCTGCGAGCGCTCGGGCTTCACGCGCAGCGGCGTCGTCTACCACTTCCCGACGAAGCAGGATCTCGTGATGGCCGCGCACGAGCACTACGCCCGGGTGTTCTCCGAACGGGTGGCGACGCACCTCGACGTCCCCGAGCGCGACGCGACCCTGGACGACCGCGTGCGGGCGTTCGTGCGGCAGCACGCCGACGACTCGCCGGGCGAGATCGAGCTGCTGCGACTGCTCGAGCAGGAGCCCGTCGAGCGGCTGTGGTCGGGCGTCGAGGCGACGTGGGCGCCGCTGCCGGACCTCGACGACCCCGCCAGCATGCGGCGCTTCGTCGCGAGGCTCGCCGCGCACGGACTCTGGGTGCACCAGCGGCTGCGCCAGCCGCGGTTCGACGAGGAGCAGCTGCAGGCGATCATCGCCGTCATCGAGCGACGGCTGCTCGACGGCGACATCGAGGACGACGGCCGGTGA
- a CDS encoding pyridoxamine 5'-phosphate oxidase family protein codes for MARTELEQVQAMLEGFRFAMLTTRDEQGMLQAHPLTVQEREFDGDLWFIVGGDAPLVRHVDVDPAVGVAFSGDSAWLSISGTAAIVDDPARLEELWNPAVDAWFPEGPQDSKATLLKVNASSAQFWDSPGRLATLVSLVTSKVTGEPKGGESGTVQLD; via the coding sequence ATGGCGAGGACCGAGCTCGAGCAGGTGCAGGCGATGCTGGAGGGCTTCCGGTTCGCGATGCTCACGACGCGCGACGAGCAGGGAATGCTGCAGGCGCATCCGCTCACGGTGCAGGAGCGCGAGTTCGACGGCGACCTCTGGTTCATCGTCGGCGGCGACGCGCCGCTCGTGCGGCACGTCGACGTCGATCCCGCGGTCGGCGTCGCGTTCAGCGGCGACTCGGCGTGGCTGTCGATCTCGGGCACGGCCGCGATCGTCGACGACCCCGCCCGGCTCGAGGAGCTGTGGAACCCGGCCGTCGACGCGTGGTTTCCCGAGGGTCCGCAGGACTCGAAGGCGACGCTGCTGAAGGTGAACGCCTCGAGCGCGCAGTTCTGGGACAGCCCCGGCAGGCTCGCGACCCTCGTGAGCCTCGTCACGTCGAAGGTCACGGGCGAGCCGAAGGGTGGGGAGAGCGGCACGGTGCAGCTCGACTGA
- a CDS encoding extracellular solute-binding protein has translation MPRTRILAVGIAAVAALALSACQGGADQPEPTASQPSAGPSLRMLVGGSAAAADALQEQVDAWSEESGASVRIVLATDLDQQLAESFANANPPDVFALPTTSLERYDGYLEPYGRFAAADDLVPWILDVVADGGALQCVPRSADATTLAISEEAWAAAGLTDADVPTTWEQLEAVAAALTTDDVAGLSIDPDAEHLGVLLAQAGGALVDESGVVADSDANAAALETVVRMHDAGVLAWPDALGASSAATAFASGDTAMAYVDLADLLAAEAQAPAPSETPAPSDDEDAGAPSASGTPGATGDASTSPSPSEEGDAEDATPDAATLLDGVRLVPLPAGPASAAPFATTSCWAMPADTRTGDAARDLIAFLTQTDPQVALADATGSVPVTTSGGAAFAEQHPERAPVVAAVADGVDMAAALGPAEATDALDETLAELAAAEPGDVDVAALLAALQERLEQQLD, from the coding sequence GTGCCCCGCACCCGCATCCTGGCCGTCGGCATCGCCGCCGTCGCAGCCCTCGCGCTCTCCGCGTGCCAGGGCGGTGCGGACCAGCCCGAGCCGACGGCGTCGCAGCCGTCCGCGGGGCCGTCGCTGCGCATGCTCGTCGGCGGCTCGGCCGCAGCGGCGGATGCGCTGCAGGAGCAGGTGGACGCGTGGAGCGAGGAGTCCGGGGCGAGCGTGCGCATCGTGCTCGCGACCGACCTCGACCAGCAGCTCGCGGAGTCGTTCGCGAACGCGAACCCGCCCGACGTCTTCGCCCTGCCGACCACGAGCCTCGAGCGCTACGACGGCTACCTCGAGCCGTACGGCCGCTTCGCAGCCGCCGACGACCTCGTGCCGTGGATCCTCGACGTCGTGGCCGACGGCGGCGCCCTGCAGTGCGTGCCGCGGTCGGCGGATGCGACGACCCTCGCGATCTCCGAGGAGGCGTGGGCGGCGGCGGGCCTGACGGATGCCGACGTGCCGACGACGTGGGAGCAGCTCGAGGCCGTCGCCGCGGCGCTGACGACGGACGACGTCGCCGGGCTCTCCATCGACCCCGACGCCGAGCACCTCGGCGTGCTGCTCGCGCAGGCGGGCGGCGCGCTCGTCGACGAGTCCGGCGTCGTCGCCGACTCCGATGCGAACGCCGCGGCGCTCGAGACCGTGGTGCGGATGCACGACGCCGGCGTGCTCGCGTGGCCGGACGCGCTCGGCGCATCCTCCGCCGCGACCGCCTTCGCGTCGGGCGACACCGCGATGGCGTACGTCGACCTCGCCGACCTGCTCGCGGCCGAGGCCCAGGCCCCCGCGCCCTCCGAGACGCCGGCGCCGTCGGACGACGAGGATGCGGGCGCGCCATCGGCGAGCGGCACGCCCGGGGCCACGGGCGACGCGAGCACGTCGCCGTCGCCCTCCGAGGAGGGCGACGCGGAGGACGCGACGCCAGACGCCGCGACCCTGCTCGACGGCGTGCGGCTCGTGCCCCTGCCTGCCGGCCCGGCGAGCGCCGCGCCGTTCGCGACGACGTCGTGCTGGGCGATGCCCGCCGACACGCGCACGGGCGACGCGGCGCGCGACCTCATCGCCTTCCTCACGCAGACGGATCCGCAGGTCGCGCTCGCCGACGCCACGGGTTCCGTGCCGGTGACGACGAGCGGTGGCGCGGCCTTCGCCGAGCAGCACCCCGAGCGCGCCCCGGTCGTCGCCGCGGTCGCCGACGGCGTCGACATGGCCGCGGCGCTCGGCCCTGCCGAAGCGACGGATGCGCTCGACGAGACGCTCGCGGAGCTCGCCGCCGCCGAGCCCGGCGACGTCGACGTCGCCGCCCTGCTCGCGGCGCTGCAGGAGCGGCTCGAGCAGCAGCTCGACTAG
- a CDS encoding Lrp/AsnC family transcriptional regulator, with protein sequence MDVDVELVRALQEDGRASVAVLAERLGRPRASVAARLARMLDSGAVRVVAAVDPAFLGQHVLAHVSVRVDGPVDPVAQHLRGLGETVLVSAVGGAHDLVTEVRVGSMPQLHDLLADLRAAPGVADISTLVYTDVVKGFFVSGYRGDLEIDDVDTALIELLQRDGRMRYRTLAEAVRLSPSAVTTRVQRLVTAGVITISAVEARGLTHRQLSMGVGLHLTGEDDAVLDALRSWRGVDFAARTIGRFDAVATLVEPSAGALFASLDRLRGLPGVARLEAWLHLAVVKEDYARTLRPAMG encoded by the coding sequence ATGGACGTCGACGTCGAGCTCGTGCGGGCGCTGCAGGAGGACGGGCGCGCGAGCGTCGCCGTCCTCGCGGAGCGGCTGGGCCGGCCTCGGGCGAGCGTCGCCGCGCGCCTGGCGCGCATGCTCGACTCGGGCGCCGTGCGCGTGGTCGCCGCCGTCGATCCCGCCTTCCTGGGTCAGCACGTGCTCGCCCACGTCTCGGTCCGCGTCGACGGCCCCGTCGACCCCGTGGCGCAGCATCTGCGCGGCCTCGGCGAGACGGTCCTCGTCTCGGCGGTCGGCGGCGCGCACGACCTCGTCACCGAGGTGCGCGTCGGCTCGATGCCGCAGCTGCACGACCTGCTCGCCGACCTCCGCGCCGCGCCCGGCGTCGCCGACATCTCCACGCTCGTCTACACCGACGTCGTGAAGGGCTTCTTCGTCTCCGGCTACCGCGGCGACCTCGAGATCGACGACGTCGACACCGCGCTCATCGAGCTGCTGCAGCGCGACGGGCGGATGCGCTACCGGACGCTCGCGGAGGCGGTGCGCCTGTCGCCGTCCGCGGTGACGACCCGCGTGCAGCGGCTCGTCACGGCGGGCGTCATCACGATCAGCGCCGTCGAGGCGCGCGGCCTCACGCACCGGCAGCTGTCGATGGGCGTCGGCCTCCACCTCACGGGCGAGGACGACGCGGTGCTCGACGCGCTGCGCTCATGGCGCGGCGTCGACTTCGCGGCGCGCACCATCGGCCGCTTCGACGCCGTCGCGACGCTCGTCGAGCCGTCGGCCGGCGCGCTCTTCGCGAGCCTCGACCGCCTCCGCGGGCTGCCGGGCGTCGCACGCCTCGAGGCCTGGCTGCATCTCGCGGTCGTGAAGGAGGACTACGCGCGCACGCTTCGCCCGGCGATGGGCTGA